A stretch of the Bacteroidales bacterium genome encodes the following:
- the yidD gene encoding membrane protein insertion efficiency factor YidD, whose product MVKSNRLSLILLVLFGMLRICPGQMEIDEDLLSLFQNRDTVEQDFRSPLREATNDITTIASAGFLFYKSFISSQDNPSCVFTPSCSEYAMLSIQKKGFFLGWLHTFDRLSRCHGLVNHNHYPFDIEHNRYYDPVQ is encoded by the coding sequence ATGGTAAAATCTAACAGACTTTCTCTGATCCTTCTGGTCCTGTTTGGTATGCTCCGAATTTGCCCGGGTCAGATGGAAATTGATGAAGATTTGCTTAGTTTATTTCAAAACAGGGATACCGTTGAGCAGGACTTCCGGTCTCCCCTTCGAGAAGCCACTAATGATATTACGACCATCGCATCCGCGGGATTTCTTTTTTACAAATCTTTCATTTCTTCTCAGGATAATCCTTCCTGTGTTTTCACGCCCTCCTGTTCAGAGTATGCCATGCTGTCCATTCAGAAAAAGGGTTTTTTTCTGGGCTGGTTACATACCTTTGACCGACTCTCAAGATGTCACGGACTGGTGAATCATAATCATTATCCTTTTGATATTGAGCATAACAGATACTATGATCCGGTGCAATAA